From Streptomyces sp. HUAS MG91, the proteins below share one genomic window:
- a CDS encoding protein kinase family protein — MAERSTAAVDVADNGGDEPLTAKADKAERATADGVVDSGKRDSTASGTPVDTAETGTHVSPGKTSPPELHSGHKLARRYRLEECVTRLDGFSSWRAVDEKLRRAVGVHLLPADHPRARSVLAAARSSALLGDPRFVQVLDAVEENDLVYVVHEWLPDATELTALLAAGPLEAHDAYDMATQVAHAMAAAHREGLAHLRLTPSAVLRTSTGQWRIRGLAVNAALRGITSDTPQRTDAEAIGALLYASLTQRWPYENDAYGLAGLPKDVGLIAPDQVRAGVHRGLAELAMRALANDGATASRQEPPCTTPEDLVKAIGEMPRIRPPEPAFTAPPEYQRTTYQQGTYGRSAVPGATQVIPTPPPPLQSRTGKALKWAVSALLIAALGLGSWQLADALMDRGNSSGTEDTHTTDDGGKSDKKIAKPIGIAGAKEFIAAGDAQSPQDVDKTYDDDPASYWRTHAFVDGPKMVIKPGVGIVYDLGSAKNVSAASIKFRYGGDHTTVSLYASDSLSPSPSAVDGMKRIGAKTDTTSTSLSIKADKPVKTRYVLVWLTALPHAGQDGYSQAGYKQGITDVKFTG; from the coding sequence GTGGCGGAACGGAGCACGGCTGCCGTCGACGTGGCCGACAACGGCGGGGACGAACCGCTGACCGCCAAGGCGGACAAGGCGGAGCGGGCCACGGCCGACGGTGTGGTCGACAGCGGTAAGCGGGACAGCACGGCGTCCGGGACGCCGGTGGACACCGCGGAGACGGGCACGCACGTGAGCCCCGGTAAGACATCACCTCCCGAGCTGCACAGCGGGCACAAGCTCGCGAGGCGCTATCGGCTCGAAGAGTGCGTCACACGTCTGGACGGTTTCAGCAGCTGGCGCGCGGTGGACGAGAAGCTGCGCCGCGCCGTCGGCGTGCACCTGCTGCCCGCCGACCATCCGCGGGCGCGCTCGGTGCTCGCCGCGGCCCGTTCCTCGGCGCTGCTCGGCGATCCCCGCTTCGTCCAGGTGCTGGACGCGGTCGAGGAGAACGACCTCGTCTACGTGGTCCACGAGTGGCTGCCCGACGCCACCGAGCTGACCGCGCTGCTCGCGGCGGGCCCGCTCGAGGCGCACGACGCGTACGACATGGCCACGCAGGTCGCGCACGCCATGGCCGCCGCGCACCGCGAGGGCCTCGCGCACCTGCGGCTCACGCCGAGCGCCGTGCTGCGCACCTCCACGGGCCAGTGGCGCATCCGCGGCCTCGCGGTCAACGCGGCGCTGCGCGGGATCACCTCCGACACTCCGCAGCGCACCGACGCCGAGGCGATCGGCGCGCTCCTGTACGCCTCCCTGACGCAGCGGTGGCCGTACGAGAACGACGCCTACGGCTTGGCCGGGCTGCCCAAGGACGTCGGGCTCATCGCGCCGGACCAGGTGCGGGCCGGCGTCCACCGCGGTCTCGCCGAGCTCGCCATGCGCGCGCTCGCCAACGACGGGGCCACCGCGTCCCGCCAGGAGCCCCCGTGCACCACGCCGGAGGACCTGGTGAAGGCCATCGGCGAGATGCCCAGGATCCGCCCGCCGGAGCCCGCGTTCACCGCGCCCCCGGAGTACCAGCGCACCACCTATCAGCAGGGCACCTACGGCCGCTCCGCCGTGCCCGGTGCCACCCAGGTGATCCCGACGCCGCCGCCCCCGCTGCAGAGCCGTACCGGGAAGGCCCTCAAGTGGGCCGTCTCGGCGCTGCTGATCGCCGCGCTGGGTCTCGGCAGCTGGCAGCTCGCGGACGCTCTCATGGACCGCGGGAACTCCAGCGGTACGGAGGACACCCACACCACGGACGACGGCGGCAAGAGCGACAAGAAGATCGCCAAGCCGATCGGCATCGCGGGCGCCAAGGAGTTCATCGCCGCGGGCGACGCCCAGTCCCCGCAGGACGTCGACAAGACCTACGACGACGACCCCGCGTCCTACTGGCGCACCCACGCCTTCGTCGACGGGCCCAAGATGGTCATAAAGCCAGGTGTGGGCATTGTGTACGACCTCGGTTCCGCCAAGAACGTGTCGGCCGCGTCGATAAAGTTCCGCTACGGGGGCGACCACACCACGGTCTCGCTGTACGCCTCGGATTCACTCAGCCCCAGTCCGTCCGCCGTGGACGGCATGAAGCGGATCGGCGCCAAGACGGACACCACCAGTACGTCGCTGAGCATCAAGGCCGACAAGCCGGTCAAGACGCGCTACGTGCTCGTATGGCTGACCGCGCTGCCTCATGCGGGCCAGGATGGGTACAGCCAGGCCGGGTACAAGCAGGGAATCACGGATGTGAAGTTCACCGGCTGA